The following are from one region of the Candidatus Hydrogenedentota bacterium genome:
- a CDS encoding PAS domain S-box protein: MATKRRRYLQIATVLFAFGALVFWLSFVPTVGLNSNFYGDLCELIGTAGLLVGANIIVRILSRTRLVTTVFLLGTFFLLVARLADFLEEVPFYRALPVVGVGGIGQVLLERGAESLGYIGLMATMLGTMYELAAATISAEHGEQRYRQLFQSAQYLAQVVDQSADAVLAVDEDGRVHVWSTGAERLLGYTKEEAKNLTIKEILVEGLDHSSDSIVNWVRERGALSEIETVAQRKNGARFAAGVSLSPLPKVEGQPAGISIIVRDIEERKVMERELLASRNLLAGALQAADVGLFIIDRDGQLVTYNTRARDIVGFDDEEMAGRISVETLSIVFDNPTVFTQALFDSVFTRGKHEEFRRILLRRKDGATRICNGALAPVFDDKGKIIAAAGVVVDITEREELQTKLLEAQKMESVGRLAGGVAHDFNNLLAGVLGYASLIQEELGSGSPHRQRLKTIEESALRASDLTRQLLTFARGGARHVETVLLNEIVTETLALLSHTLDPNIRLRDELDENLDAVQADRTQMGQVLMNLCLNSRDAIEGVGEIRITTENIDVDEAMSQRVQVPGAGRYVRIAVEDSGRGMSYEVRQKMFDPFFSTKKTGEGYGLGLSVVYGIVKSHNGGLLVDSEPMKGTRIEIYLPSSGPATAPAKYGFDRKNELRGGSETVLVVDDEQLIRALVRDILETSGYTVIDACTGEEGVLTYEQHRDKIDLIIMDMVMPGMGGAEALKQILAHDPNARCIVSSGYSTERYSGGLLDGRNVRFVAKPFHTAALISTVRTLLDS; encoded by the coding sequence TTGGCGACGAAACGTAGGCGCTATCTCCAAATTGCTACGGTTCTCTTCGCATTCGGGGCGCTCGTATTCTGGTTGTCGTTTGTTCCCACGGTCGGCCTTAACAGTAATTTCTATGGGGACTTGTGCGAGCTAATCGGCACCGCGGGGCTCTTGGTCGGCGCGAATATCATTGTCCGCATCCTGAGCAGGACTCGTCTGGTCACCACCGTCTTTCTGCTGGGTACATTCTTTCTTCTCGTGGCGCGTCTCGCCGATTTCCTTGAAGAAGTGCCGTTCTACCGCGCCTTGCCGGTAGTCGGTGTGGGGGGCATAGGGCAGGTGCTTCTCGAGCGCGGGGCTGAAAGCCTGGGGTATATCGGGCTGATGGCGACCATGCTTGGAACGATGTACGAACTCGCGGCCGCAACCATAAGCGCGGAGCACGGGGAGCAGCGGTATCGGCAGCTGTTCCAGTCGGCGCAGTATTTGGCGCAGGTTGTCGATCAATCCGCTGACGCGGTCTTGGCCGTTGATGAGGACGGTCGCGTGCACGTTTGGAGCACAGGGGCGGAGAGGCTGCTCGGCTATACGAAAGAAGAAGCCAAGAACCTCACTATCAAGGAAATCCTGGTGGAGGGTTTGGACCACAGTTCGGACAGCATTGTGAATTGGGTTCGCGAGCGGGGCGCATTGAGCGAAATCGAGACGGTTGCGCAACGGAAGAACGGGGCGCGATTCGCGGCGGGAGTTAGTTTGTCGCCATTGCCCAAAGTGGAGGGGCAACCGGCGGGAATCAGCATCATTGTTCGCGACATCGAAGAGCGCAAGGTTATGGAACGCGAGCTTCTGGCTTCGCGCAATCTATTGGCAGGCGCATTGCAGGCCGCGGATGTAGGGCTTTTCATTATTGATCGCGACGGCCAGTTGGTTACGTACAACACTCGGGCGCGCGACATCGTGGGATTTGACGATGAAGAGATGGCGGGGCGTATCTCCGTGGAAACGTTGAGCATTGTGTTCGACAATCCCACCGTGTTCACGCAGGCCCTGTTCGATTCGGTGTTCACCAGGGGAAAGCACGAAGAGTTCCGGCGGATACTGCTGCGGCGTAAGGACGGGGCAACGCGGATCTGCAACGGGGCGTTGGCTCCGGTATTCGATGACAAGGGCAAGATTATCGCCGCGGCCGGCGTGGTGGTCGACATTACCGAGCGGGAAGAGTTGCAGACCAAGCTGCTCGAAGCGCAGAAGATGGAAAGCGTAGGGCGGCTTGCGGGAGGGGTGGCGCACGATTTCAACAACCTGCTTGCGGGCGTGCTGGGATATGCGTCGCTTATTCAGGAAGAACTTGGATCGGGCTCGCCGCACCGGCAGCGATTGAAGACGATCGAAGAGTCTGCGTTGCGCGCATCGGATTTAACGCGGCAATTGCTGACGTTTGCGCGCGGGGGCGCGCGTCATGTCGAGACGGTGCTGCTGAACGAGATTGTCACGGAGACACTGGCCCTGTTATCGCACACGTTGGACCCGAACATCCGGCTTCGAGACGAATTGGACGAGAACTTGGACGCTGTCCAGGCGGATCGCACGCAGATGGGACAGGTATTGATGAACTTGTGCCTCAATTCGCGCGATGCGATCGAGGGGGTCGGGGAAATCCGGATTACGACGGAGAATATTGACGTGGACGAGGCCATGAGCCAGCGGGTGCAAGTGCCCGGGGCAGGCCGTTACGTTCGGATTGCGGTGGAAGATTCGGGGCGCGGGATGTCGTATGAGGTGCGCCAGAAGATGTTCGATCCGTTCTTCTCGACCAAGAAGACCGGAGAGGGATATGGTCTTGGCCTTTCTGTTGTGTATGGAATCGTGAAGTCGCACAACGGTGGTTTGCTCGTGGATTCGGAGCCGATGAAAGGCACGCGGATTGAGATCTATCTGCCGTCGTCGGGTCCGGCAACAGCGCCGGCCAAGTACGGATTCGATCGGAAGAATGAGTTGCGGGGAGGCTCGGAGACGGTACTTGTCGTGGATGACGAGCAACTGATCCGCGCGTTGGTGCGGGACATCCTGGAAACGAGCGGATATACAGTAATCGATGCTTGCACGGGCGAGGAAGGGGTGCTGACATACGAGCAGCATCGCGACAAAATTGATCTCATCATCATGGACATGGTGATGCCGGGGATGGGGGGAGCGGAAGCGTTGAAGCAGATATTGGCGCACGATCCCAATGCGCGTTGCATCGTGTCGAGCGGATACAGCACGGAACGCTACAGCGGAGGGCTGCTGGACGGACGTAACGTGCGTTTCGTGGCAAAGCCTTTCCACACGGCGGCGCTGATATCGACCGTACGCACCCTGCTGGATTCGTAG
- a CDS encoding TetR/AcrR family transcriptional regulator has product MADVRPEKRAAWLKVGIDVLSTSGPGALTLDELTARMGLTKGSFYHHFKDREGFVSALLEHWEQQMTHRLIEQAEAGGTTRDKQRRLTHLAMTLYGSKLELNIRAWARNSPLVRRSVKRVDQARIAYLANIARDITGDPKRAMQLAEIAYAVFVGAQQVVPPVEREDLLKLYGELNRLYV; this is encoded by the coding sequence ATGGCAGATGTTAGACCGGAAAAACGCGCGGCGTGGCTCAAAGTGGGGATCGACGTGCTTAGCACGTCGGGGCCGGGTGCGCTAACGCTCGACGAACTGACCGCCCGCATGGGATTGACCAAGGGGTCGTTCTACCACCACTTCAAGGACCGCGAGGGGTTCGTCTCTGCCCTGCTTGAGCATTGGGAACAGCAGATGACGCACCGCTTGATCGAACAAGCGGAGGCTGGGGGCACGACGCGCGACAAGCAACGCCGCCTCACGCACCTTGCCATGACGCTCTATGGCTCGAAACTGGAACTCAACATCCGGGCCTGGGCGCGCAACTCGCCGCTCGTGCGGCGCTCCGTGAAGCGGGTGGACCAGGCGCGCATCGCCTACCTCGCGAACATCGCGCGCGACATTACCGGCGATCCCAAACGCGCCATGCAATTGGCCGAAATCGCTTATGCCGTCTTCGTGGGGGCTCAGCAGGTCGTGCCCCCCGTCGAACGCGAAGATTTGTTGAAACTGTACGGAGAATTGAACCGGCTCTATGTGTAA
- a CDS encoding 2-oxoacid:acceptor oxidoreductase family protein, producing the protein MNNGKRTVTNVVFAGLGGLGVLKASDIFADCAVFDGYDVKKSEIHGMSQRGGSVTSDVRFGDEVWSPMVPLGEADFLVAFDETQVDHNRPVLREGGLIITPERLVGIYGPMNELNEQTLPLTTRNFNVAILGMLSLHVPFAQDNWEKAIRANVPEGTYDQNLSVFHLGRRFGTE; encoded by the coding sequence ATGAATAACGGTAAACGCACCGTGACGAACGTGGTATTTGCGGGGCTTGGCGGTCTCGGTGTTCTAAAAGCCAGCGACATCTTCGCCGACTGCGCCGTGTTCGACGGATACGACGTGAAGAAAAGCGAGATTCACGGCATGAGCCAGCGCGGCGGTTCCGTGACCAGCGACGTGCGCTTCGGCGACGAAGTCTGGAGCCCGATGGTACCCTTGGGCGAGGCCGACTTTCTGGTGGCCTTCGACGAAACCCAGGTGGACCACAACCGCCCCGTCCTGCGAGAAGGCGGACTCATCATCACGCCCGAGCGTCTCGTCGGCATCTACGGACCCATGAACGAACTGAACGAACAGACCCTGCCGCTAACCACGCGCAACTTCAACGTCGCGATACTGGGCATGCTGAGCCTGCACGTTCCGTTCGCGCAGGATAACTGGGAAAAGGCAATCCGGGCCAACGTGCCCGAAGGCACCTACGATCAGAACTTGAGTGTGTTTCATTTGGGGCGGCGATTCGGAACAGAGTAG
- a CDS encoding epimerase — protein sequence MIADVEQLEELLSRPPARLVEAMRGIEGDVLVLGAGGKMGPTLTRMAARAIAEAGTPSKVYAVSTFSNPEHRKRLDKAGVVTHAGDISDPKVVEALPNAKNVVYMVGRKFGSSGAEWDTWVANVLVPARIADRYADANVVVFSSGNVYPLTAIELQGATEDTTPAPVGEYAMTCLGRERMFDHAAHHKGLRAAHYRLNYAVELRYGILVDVAEKVLRDEPIDVTMGYVNVVWQGYANAVAMELLAWCANPPFVLNVTGPETVSVRALAERFGALFGKTPEIRGEEARTALLSNATRCHTLFGLPEIGVDSMVDWVADWLLRGGATLNKPTHYETRDGRF from the coding sequence ATGATAGCCGACGTCGAACAGTTGGAGGAACTCCTGAGTCGTCCGCCTGCGCGACTGGTGGAGGCCATGCGGGGAATCGAAGGCGACGTGCTGGTGTTGGGCGCGGGCGGCAAGATGGGACCCACCCTGACGCGCATGGCCGCGCGCGCGATTGCCGAAGCGGGCACTCCCTCCAAGGTGTACGCGGTATCGACTTTCTCCAATCCTGAACACCGAAAACGACTCGATAAGGCCGGTGTTGTCACACACGCGGGAGACATCTCCGACCCCAAGGTTGTTGAGGCCCTGCCGAATGCGAAGAACGTCGTGTATATGGTGGGGCGCAAGTTCGGATCGTCGGGAGCCGAATGGGACACCTGGGTTGCGAATGTGCTTGTGCCGGCGCGCATTGCAGACCGGTATGCGGATGCCAACGTGGTGGTGTTTTCGTCGGGCAATGTGTATCCGTTGACGGCCATCGAGTTGCAAGGAGCGACAGAAGACACGACGCCTGCGCCGGTCGGTGAATATGCGATGACCTGTTTGGGGCGTGAGCGCATGTTCGATCACGCGGCGCATCACAAAGGGTTGCGGGCGGCGCACTATCGTCTCAACTATGCCGTGGAGTTGCGGTACGGGATTCTCGTGGACGTCGCGGAGAAAGTTCTGCGCGATGAACCCATCGACGTGACGATGGGATACGTAAATGTAGTGTGGCAGGGCTACGCGAATGCCGTGGCAATGGAACTGCTGGCGTGGTGCGCGAATCCGCCGTTCGTGTTGAATGTGACGGGGCCGGAGACAGTCTCGGTGCGCGCGCTGGCGGAGCGGTTTGGCGCGTTGTTCGGCAAAACGCCTGAGATTCGTGGCGAGGAAGCGCGCACGGCGCTTCTGAGTAATGCGACCCGGTGCCACACGTTGTTTGGCTTGCCGGAGATCGGCGTGGACT
- a CDS encoding thiamine pyrophosphate-binding protein yields MQPDRKLLSGNEALATAALHAGITMGSGYPGTPSSEILEEFNKGGGFARWSPNEKVALEVGIGVAFAGGRALVTMKHVGVNVAADPYFSVAYTGVDGALVIVSADDPGMSSSQNEQDNRRFALAAGMPTIEPSNSQETYDFFLEAVRLSEEWHSPVMFRMTTRVCHSKSLVKFADESFAPPKPGFTRNIPGRVMIPAHARPAHRRMRDRLAKLQAWNETSALNTVHEGDAALGIITSGISYVHVREAAPDARVLKLGMTYPLPFERIRQFAQSVKRCVVIEEGDPYLVEQLRMNGIAVEDKPEAFRFGELNVNRVRRILANDTSPETVIKGGKPPELCAGCPHRMTFLTLNRLNCIVSGDIGCYTLGALPPFEAMDSQLCMGASIGIGLGLRHTLPQNEARRVVSVIGDSTFFHSGLTGIAEMVYNPPKNGHIVLILDNGTTAMTGMQEHPGTGRSLDHMAAQQILPEDVVRAMGVANVKTVGYGRELEDALSEAMAQDAVTVIVMRQPCRLMKVKTPAPKCEGENDDE; encoded by the coding sequence ATGCAACCCGATCGAAAACTCCTGAGCGGCAACGAAGCACTCGCGACAGCAGCGCTTCACGCCGGCATCACCATGGGCAGCGGATATCCGGGCACGCCCTCCTCGGAAATCCTTGAGGAATTCAACAAAGGCGGCGGATTCGCCCGCTGGTCGCCCAACGAGAAAGTCGCCCTCGAAGTCGGGATCGGCGTCGCATTCGCGGGCGGGCGCGCCCTCGTCACCATGAAGCACGTCGGTGTGAACGTCGCCGCGGACCCCTATTTCTCCGTCGCCTACACCGGCGTTGACGGCGCGCTTGTCATCGTCTCCGCGGACGACCCCGGCATGTCCTCAAGTCAGAACGAACAGGACAACCGCCGTTTCGCGCTCGCCGCCGGCATGCCGACCATCGAACCCAGCAACTCCCAGGAAACCTACGACTTCTTCCTCGAAGCCGTTCGCCTCTCCGAAGAATGGCACTCGCCCGTCATGTTCCGCATGACCACCCGCGTCTGCCACTCCAAAAGTCTGGTGAAGTTCGCCGATGAATCCTTCGCGCCTCCGAAGCCGGGTTTCACGCGCAACATCCCAGGCCGCGTCATGATCCCCGCCCACGCGCGTCCCGCGCACCGTCGCATGCGCGATCGCCTCGCCAAATTGCAGGCATGGAATGAGACGTCCGCGCTCAACACCGTCCACGAAGGCGACGCCGCGCTTGGCATCATCACCTCGGGCATTTCGTATGTACACGTCCGCGAAGCCGCGCCCGATGCCCGCGTCCTGAAACTGGGCATGACGTACCCGCTGCCCTTCGAACGCATCCGCCAGTTCGCGCAATCGGTGAAGCGCTGCGTCGTCATCGAAGAAGGCGACCCGTATCTCGTCGAGCAACTGCGCATGAACGGCATCGCCGTCGAAGACAAGCCCGAAGCCTTTCGTTTCGGCGAACTCAACGTCAACCGCGTACGCCGTATCCTCGCCAACGACACCAGCCCCGAGACGGTCATCAAAGGCGGCAAGCCGCCCGAGCTCTGCGCCGGTTGCCCACACCGCATGACCTTTCTCACTCTGAACCGGCTGAACTGCATCGTCTCCGGCGACATCGGCTGCTACACGCTCGGCGCGCTGCCACCCTTCGAAGCCATGGACAGCCAACTTTGCATGGGCGCCAGCATCGGCATCGGACTGGGCCTCCGCCACACCCTGCCGCAAAACGAAGCCCGCCGCGTCGTCAGCGTCATCGGCGACAGCACCTTTTTTCACTCCGGGCTGACCGGTATCGCCGAGATGGTCTATAACCCGCCGAAGAACGGGCACATCGTCCTGATTCTCGACAACGGAACCACCGCCATGACCGGCATGCAGGAGCACCCCGGCACCGGCCGTTCTCTCGACCATATGGCGGCCCAGCAGATTCTGCCCGAAGACGTCGTGCGTGCCATGGGCGTCGCCAACGTGAAAACGGTCGGCTATGGCCGCGAACTCGAAGATGCATTGAGTGAAGCAATGGCGCAAGACGCCGTGACGGTCATTGTGATGCGCCAGCCCTGCCGCTTGATGAAAGTGAAAACGCCCGCGCCGAAGTGCGAAGGGGAGAACGACGATGAATAA